In the genome of Xanthomonas translucens pv. cerealis, one region contains:
- a CDS encoding fumarylacetoacetate hydrolase family protein: protein MKDLFAAAEAPRVPVRGLGLFPVHRIYCVGRNFADHAREMGASAPASKAERGQPTFFMKPADALVIGSDSIPYPSATQDLHHEVELVVALGQDAPAGVLGVEDAAALVLAYGVGLDLTRRDLQAAAKARGLPWDIAKGFDHSAPISELIPAGEVGALEALNLSLEVNGQVRQQSLLDQMIWNVPEILHELSTLFALRAGDLVFMGTPAGVAALQPGDRFSARLENVAERHGTIVG, encoded by the coding sequence ATGAAAGACCTGTTTGCTGCTGCCGAAGCGCCACGCGTGCCCGTGCGTGGGCTGGGGCTGTTTCCGGTGCATCGCATCTACTGCGTGGGCCGCAATTTCGCCGACCATGCGCGCGAGATGGGCGCCAGCGCGCCGGCCTCGAAGGCCGAGCGCGGCCAGCCAACGTTCTTCATGAAGCCGGCCGATGCGCTGGTGATCGGCAGCGACTCCATTCCCTACCCGTCCGCGACCCAGGACCTGCACCACGAAGTGGAACTGGTGGTGGCGCTCGGCCAGGATGCGCCGGCCGGCGTGCTCGGCGTCGAGGATGCGGCCGCGCTGGTACTCGCCTATGGCGTCGGCCTGGATCTGACCCGGCGCGACCTGCAGGCCGCGGCCAAGGCCAGGGGCCTGCCGTGGGACATCGCCAAGGGCTTCGACCATTCCGCGCCGATCAGCGAACTGATCCCGGCCGGCGAAGTCGGTGCGCTGGAGGCGTTGAACCTGTCGCTGGAGGTCAACGGCCAGGTGCGCCAGCAATCGCTGCTCGACCAGATGATCTGGAACGTGCCGGAGATTCTGCACGAACTGTCCACGCTGTTCGCGCTGCGCGCCGGCGACCTGGTGTTCATGGGCACGCCGGCCGGCGTGGCAGCACTGCAGCCGGGCGATCGCTTCAGCGCACGGTTGGAGAACGTCGCCGAGCGCCACGGCACCATCGTCGGCTGA
- a CDS encoding Rieske (2Fe-2S) protein, translating into MTESSSAVLVQLEQLAPGSLVEAEATFGGAVESLLLYRDGDGVRAWLNVCPHAGRRLDWAPGQFLKSREGHLVCAAHGATFELQQGSCVSGPCRGQSLLAVPVAVREGQVFLA; encoded by the coding sequence ATGACCGAGTCATCTTCCGCCGTGCTGGTGCAATTGGAGCAGCTCGCACCCGGCAGCCTGGTCGAGGCCGAGGCCACGTTCGGCGGCGCCGTCGAGTCGTTGCTGCTGTACCGCGACGGCGACGGCGTCCGCGCCTGGTTGAACGTGTGTCCGCATGCCGGGCGCCGCCTCGACTGGGCGCCGGGGCAGTTCCTGAAAAGCCGCGAAGGCCATCTGGTTTGCGCCGCGCATGGCGCCACGTTCGAGTTGCAGCAGGGCAGCTGCGTGTCGGGGCCGTGCCGCGGCCAGAGCCTGCTCGCGGTGCCGGTGGCGGTGCGCGAGGGCCAGGTTTTCCTGGCGTGA